A region of Domibacillus sp. DTU_2020_1001157_1_SI_ALB_TIR_016 DNA encodes the following proteins:
- a CDS encoding class II aldolase/adducin family protein, with amino-acid sequence MKTNIHPAEQIVSIMERIYKYEMTTISGGNLSLIDENGDMWITPSGVDKGNLTVQDIMCLKKDGTAEGIHTPSVELPFHQGIYEARPDIKAIVHAHPPALVSFSMARKKPNAKLFMNTYKHIAGSMEIAAYAIPGSEALKNNIASQFAKGGNAVIMENHGLVVGGTDLFEAFHLFETLEYLARIEINANTIGKTFELTEEQLKKVNDSGAKQLPVQEKHSQTEEEAQARDAIVQFLKRLYDRKLITSKMGSLSVKLSDGSILVTPAHTDRKLISTQDIVHLKEGKCEALKEPCEFYELHEKIYQEHPGISSAAVIAPPYLMAYAITETSYNTHIIPEAYVVLRDIGKVPFDTGSDHYKAVAKKIADNNPVLLVENGYAVVTGENLLKVFDRIEVAEYSAKALVQAKHVGEVINIREEDIDAIIQGFKLSAKS; translated from the coding sequence ATGAAGACTAATATACACCCAGCTGAACAAATTGTAAGTATTATGGAACGAATTTATAAATATGAAATGACGACGATATCCGGTGGAAATCTTTCTTTGATTGATGAAAATGGTGATATGTGGATCACTCCTTCGGGTGTGGACAAAGGAAACCTAACAGTGCAAGATATTATGTGTTTAAAAAAAGATGGAACCGCTGAAGGCATTCATACTCCTTCCGTTGAATTGCCTTTTCATCAAGGGATTTATGAAGCGAGGCCGGATATTAAAGCAATTGTTCATGCACACCCGCCGGCACTTGTTTCCTTTAGCATGGCACGCAAAAAACCGAATGCAAAGCTATTCATGAATACGTATAAGCACATTGCCGGCTCAATGGAAATTGCTGCTTATGCTATTCCAGGAAGCGAGGCGCTAAAAAACAACATTGCTTCTCAATTTGCTAAAGGTGGAAATGCTGTGATTATGGAAAACCATGGGTTAGTGGTGGGCGGAACAGATCTTTTCGAAGCCTTTCATTTATTTGAAACGCTTGAATATCTAGCACGTATTGAAATAAACGCAAATACTATTGGCAAAACATTTGAACTAACAGAAGAGCAGCTGAAAAAAGTAAACGACAGCGGGGCAAAGCAGCTGCCAGTACAAGAGAAGCATAGCCAAACGGAAGAGGAAGCCCAGGCTCGGGATGCTATTGTTCAATTTTTAAAGCGCCTTTACGACCGAAAACTCATTACGAGCAAAATGGGGAGTTTATCGGTTAAACTTTCAGATGGTTCAATCTTAGTTACCCCAGCTCATACCGATCGAAAGTTAATTTCTACTCAAGACATTGTTCATCTAAAAGAGGGGAAATGTGAAGCATTAAAAGAGCCCTGTGAATTCTATGAATTACATGAAAAAATTTATCAAGAGCACCCTGGAATCTCCTCCGCAGCTGTTATAGCACCGCCATACTTAATGGCATATGCGATTACAGAAACCAGCTACAATACCCATATTATTCCGGAAGCTTATGTTGTTTTAAGAGATATCGGTAAAGTTCCGTTTGATACAGGAAGTGACCATTATAAAGCTGTAGCGAAAAAGATTGCAGATAATAACCCTGTCTTATTAGTGGAAAACGGTTATGCGGTGGTAACCGGGGAAAATTTATTAAAAGTGTTTGACCGCATTGAAGTAGCAGAGTACAGTGCTAAAGCACTTGTCCAGGCAAAGCATGTAGGAGAGGTTATTAACATTAGGGAGGAAGATATTGACGCAATCATTCAAGGTTTTAAATTATCAGCTAAGTCCTAG
- a CDS encoding glycoside hydrolase family 68 protein, with product MKFHKLAAKASVVSLSAGILLGGISPQAFAAPKDTFDHKETYGTSQITRSDMLDMIKQHGDAKYTVPQFDASTIKNIPAAQKVDENGNLMDLDVWDTWPLQNADGTVAEYNGYHIVFGLAGDPKNGSDTFIYMFYKKANENSIDAWKNAGRVFKNDDKFKPNDPYLKYQAEEWSGSATFTEDGKVRLFYTNREPFTPESGHYGKQTLTTAQVNVSEEAAGTLKIDGVEDYKSIYEGGDSKTYQTVSKAFGEGNFADNHTMRDPHYVEDNGHKYLIFEANTGTEYGYQGEESLYNKAYYGGSEQFFQEEKAKLLQSPKKDLAELANGAIGIIEINDDYTMKKEMKPLIVSNTVTDEIERPNIFKKDDKWYLFTSTRGSKMTIDGIDNEDIYMLGYVADSIDGPYKPLNKTGIVLHQDLNPRDITWTYAHYIIPQKNNDNFVVTSYMTNRGFFEDHKSTFAPSFQLDIEGPKTSVVENGILEQGQLTINE from the coding sequence ATGAAATTTCACAAGCTTGCCGCAAAAGCCAGCGTTGTATCGCTTAGTGCTGGTATTTTACTAGGAGGAATCAGCCCGCAGGCATTTGCCGCACCAAAAGACACGTTCGATCATAAAGAAACGTACGGAACTTCCCAAATTACCCGCTCTGACATGCTGGATATGATCAAGCAGCATGGCGATGCCAAGTATACAGTACCTCAGTTTGACGCATCAACAATAAAAAATATCCCCGCTGCCCAAAAAGTGGATGAGAACGGCAACTTGATGGATTTAGATGTATGGGACACATGGCCATTGCAGAACGCGGATGGAACCGTAGCAGAATATAACGGCTACCATATCGTGTTTGGACTCGCCGGAGATCCGAAAAACGGCAGCGACACATTCATTTACATGTTCTATAAAAAAGCAAATGAAAACTCAATTGATGCATGGAAAAATGCAGGAAGAGTATTTAAAAACGACGATAAGTTTAAGCCAAACGATCCATATTTAAAATATCAGGCAGAAGAATGGTCTGGTTCTGCAACGTTCACAGAGGATGGGAAAGTCCGCTTGTTCTATACAAACCGCGAGCCATTTACACCTGAATCGGGCCATTACGGTAAACAAACGCTGACAACTGCTCAAGTAAACGTGTCTGAAGAAGCAGCTGGCACGCTGAAAATTGATGGTGTAGAAGATTATAAATCTATTTATGAAGGCGGAGACAGCAAAACGTACCAAACGGTTTCAAAGGCATTCGGTGAAGGAAACTTTGCAGATAACCATACGATGCGCGATCCTCACTATGTGGAAGATAACGGACATAAATACCTTATATTTGAAGCAAACACAGGAACGGAGTATGGCTACCAGGGCGAGGAATCTCTGTATAACAAAGCTTACTACGGCGGCAGCGAGCAATTCTTCCAGGAAGAAAAAGCAAAGCTTCTGCAAAGCCCTAAAAAGGACTTGGCTGAGCTTGCAAACGGCGCCATCGGTATCATTGAAATCAATGACGATTATACAATGAAAAAAGAAATGAAGCCTTTAATTGTATCTAACACTGTCACAGATGAAATTGAACGTCCAAACATCTTTAAGAAAGACGACAAATGGTACCTGTTTACGAGCACACGCGGTTCTAAAATGACGATTGACGGCATCGATAACGAAGACATTTACATGCTTGGCTATGTAGCAGATTCTATTGACGGACCATACAAGCCGTTAAATAAAACAGGTATTGTATTGCATCAGGACCTAAACCCTCGTGATATTACATGGACATATGCGCACTACATTATTCCGCAAAAGAACAACGACAACTTTGTTGTGACAAGCTACATGACAAACAGAGGCTTCTTTGAAGACCACAAGTCTACTTTTGCTCCAAGCTTCCAGCTTGATATCGAAGGACCAAAAACATCCGTTGTAGAAAACGGCATTCTTGAACAAGGCCAGCTTACGATTAACGAGTAA
- a CDS encoding ribulokinase, with protein MAKYTIGIDYGTESGRVVLVNVENGSEAAAHVTPYHHGVIAESLPNGVKLEKDWALQHPRDYLDVLFKSVPEVMKQSGINKEEVIGIGIDFTSCTLLPVDEEGEPLCFREKWKNHPHSWVKLWKHHAAQKEADDFTRIAQERNEPILQQYGGKFSSEWLFPKMLQVLREDPSIYEAADLFIEAGDWITMQLTGRLVRSSNLSGYKAFWNNGEGYPSASFLKSVDERLETAGETKLRGEIKNVAECAGVLTEEMADRLRLNPGIAVSVCIIDAHAGVPAVGAVNAGQFVMTMGTSTCHMLIAEKKQMLEGICGVVEDGIVPGAISYETGQAAVGDAFAWYINECVPEHAKKEAYLKGMNIHNYLEQKAARLNPGESGLIALDWWNGNRSVLMDGHLSGAIIGLNLATKPEEIYRALLESTAFGTRKIIESFENENIEIEDIFACGGLPKKNKLLMQIYADVLKRDIKITDAEQVIALGSAIYAAVAAGRKQGGYDSLEEAASYMAKTSGTVISPSEENSVIYEKLYQYYLQVHDFFGRSERNVMHGLKALRRRGE; from the coding sequence GTGGCTAAGTATACGATCGGTATTGATTATGGGACAGAATCAGGGCGAGTAGTGCTTGTAAACGTAGAAAACGGAAGTGAAGCGGCGGCTCATGTCACACCTTATCACCACGGAGTAATCGCCGAATCACTTCCTAATGGAGTAAAACTTGAAAAGGATTGGGCGCTTCAACATCCACGGGATTATTTGGATGTATTGTTTAAATCTGTTCCAGAAGTAATGAAGCAAAGCGGGATCAATAAAGAAGAGGTAATTGGAATTGGCATTGATTTTACGTCATGCACCCTCTTACCTGTTGATGAAGAAGGCGAGCCATTGTGCTTCCGGGAAAAATGGAAAAATCATCCTCATAGCTGGGTAAAACTCTGGAAACACCATGCCGCTCAAAAAGAAGCAGATGATTTCACACGGATTGCTCAAGAAAGAAACGAACCAATCCTGCAGCAATACGGAGGGAAATTTTCGTCAGAATGGTTGTTCCCAAAAATGTTACAAGTTTTACGGGAAGATCCTTCTATTTATGAAGCTGCTGATTTGTTTATTGAAGCAGGGGACTGGATTACAATGCAGCTGACGGGCCGGTTGGTTAGGAGCAGTAATCTCAGTGGTTATAAAGCTTTTTGGAACAATGGAGAAGGATATCCTTCTGCTTCTTTCTTAAAATCAGTAGATGAAAGATTAGAGACAGCCGGTGAGACAAAATTACGCGGAGAAATAAAAAATGTAGCAGAATGCGCAGGCGTTTTAACAGAAGAGATGGCTGATAGGCTGAGATTAAATCCGGGAATAGCGGTTTCTGTTTGTATCATTGACGCACACGCAGGAGTACCTGCGGTAGGAGCAGTGAATGCTGGGCAATTTGTGATGACGATGGGGACATCGACCTGTCATATGCTCATTGCAGAAAAAAAGCAAATGTTAGAAGGAATTTGCGGAGTAGTAGAAGACGGTATTGTACCGGGCGCCATAAGTTATGAGACCGGACAAGCGGCGGTGGGAGACGCTTTTGCCTGGTATATCAATGAATGTGTTCCTGAGCATGCTAAAAAAGAAGCTTATCTCAAAGGTATGAATATCCACAATTACCTAGAGCAAAAAGCAGCACGTTTAAATCCTGGAGAATCGGGACTGATCGCGCTCGATTGGTGGAACGGAAATAGATCTGTTCTCATGGATGGTCATTTATCAGGGGCTATCATTGGGCTAAACCTAGCTACAAAGCCAGAAGAAATATACCGGGCATTACTTGAATCAACTGCTTTTGGAACAAGAAAAATTATTGAATCTTTTGAAAATGAAAATATAGAGATTGAGGATATTTTTGCATGTGGCGGGCTGCCAAAGAAAAATAAGCTGCTTATGCAAATTTATGCTGATGTATTAAAACGCGATATAAAGATAACAGACGCGGAGCAAGTTATTGCCCTCGGCTCGGCTATTTACGCTGCCGTAGCAGCAGGAAGAAAACAGGGTGGATATGACTCTCTGGAGGAAGCCGCATCTTATATGGCAAAAACGTCTGGCACAGTAATCAGTCCTTCAGAGGAAAACAGTGTTATTTACGAAAAGCTTTATCAATATTATTTGCAAGTACACGATTTTTTTGGGCGAAGCGAGCGAAATGTTATGCATGGATTGAAAGCATTAAGGAGGAGGGGAGAATGA
- the rhaB gene encoding rhamnulokinase — protein MIHIAVDIGASSGRLVVGDIKNEKLEIKEIHRFANGFIKKDGMCFWDIEHLLNEILKGLEQAKNLGCEVCTLGIDTWATDYVLVDENGNRVQEVISYRDKRTEKTIEKVTAHLPQKTIYEKTGIQFLSFNTLYQLYEETPENLSKTKFIMTVPDYLGFCLTGIPVTEITNASATQLLNIHTGDFDEDLLALLGISRNQFPSLTYPGRNLGHLLRGRFPSFDLPITKVITVASHDTASAIAGSPGQGNNWAYVSSGTWSLIGIENEHPVITDLTRENNYTNEWGAFGTYRFLKNIMGMWIIQEVRRHLPKDFNFEQFVIEARKEKNGEQFIDFNEDRFLNPENMIEEIQQYCRETNQKVPQTAGELASCIFTSLAVMYAASIEQVEEMNGRAIEEIYIVGGGAQNDLINELTAQISGKTVYAGPFEATAIGNLLIQLIAEKEVKDLQAGRQLIRHSFNIKKYRPVNQKDAALLKKFKEIASRKETLKGMS, from the coding sequence ATGATCCATATTGCCGTAGATATTGGTGCTTCAAGCGGACGCCTTGTAGTCGGAGATATTAAAAATGAAAAACTGGAGATCAAGGAAATACATCGATTTGCAAATGGCTTTATAAAAAAAGATGGAATGTGTTTTTGGGATATTGAACACTTGCTCAACGAAATTTTAAAAGGATTAGAGCAAGCCAAAAATCTTGGCTGCGAAGTTTGTACGCTTGGAATCGATACGTGGGCAACGGATTATGTGCTGGTAGATGAAAATGGAAACCGTGTGCAGGAAGTGATCTCTTATCGCGATAAGCGAACAGAAAAAACGATTGAGAAAGTTACGGCTCATTTACCGCAAAAAACCATTTATGAAAAAACGGGAATACAGTTTTTGTCGTTTAATACCTTGTATCAATTGTATGAAGAAACTCCCGAAAACCTTTCAAAAACAAAGTTTATTATGACAGTACCTGATTATTTAGGATTTTGTTTAACGGGAATTCCGGTAACGGAGATAACCAATGCTTCGGCAACACAGCTGTTAAACATTCATACAGGGGATTTTGATGAAGACTTGCTAGCGCTGCTGGGCATTTCAAGAAACCAATTTCCGTCGCTTACTTATCCTGGAAGAAACCTTGGTCATTTGCTGCGTGGAAGGTTTCCTTCTTTTGATTTACCGATCACGAAAGTTATTACAGTAGCATCTCATGATACGGCTTCAGCCATTGCAGGTTCACCTGGACAAGGGAACAACTGGGCATATGTGAGCAGTGGAACCTGGTCTTTGATTGGCATTGAAAACGAGCATCCCGTCATTACAGATCTGACAAGAGAAAATAATTATACAAATGAGTGGGGCGCCTTTGGAACCTATCGGTTTTTAAAAAACATCATGGGAATGTGGATTATTCAGGAAGTCAGAAGACATCTGCCAAAAGATTTTAATTTTGAGCAGTTTGTGATTGAAGCAAGAAAAGAAAAAAATGGTGAACAGTTTATTGATTTTAATGAAGATCGGTTCTTAAATCCTGAAAATATGATTGAAGAAATCCAACAATATTGCAGAGAAACAAACCAGAAAGTTCCGCAGACAGCAGGAGAGCTGGCCAGTTGTATTTTTACAAGCCTGGCAGTGATGTATGCAGCTTCTATTGAACAAGTTGAAGAAATGAACGGAAGAGCGATTGAAGAGATTTATATTGTCGGTGGGGGAGCGCAAAATGACTTGATAAACGAGCTGACCGCACAGATAAGCGGAAAAACGGTTTATGCTGGACCTTTTGAGGCAACAGCTATTGGAAATTTGCTGATTCAATTAATTGCCGAAAAAGAGGTCAAGGATTTACAAGCAGGGCGCCAGTTAATACGGCATTCATTTAACATTAAAAAATATCGGCCAGTCAATCAAAAAGATGCGGCTTTGTTGAAAAAATTTAAAGAAATCGCTTCTAGGAAAGAAACATTGAAAGGGATGAGCTGA
- a CDS encoding glycoside hydrolase family 32 protein — protein sequence MSKHFWQKKPSVWIYLLLLVVCTVGLSVYFVSSSTEQTATEEQKAPSYRADYHFTAPDKWKNDPQRPVYFNGKYHYYYLYNKDYPSGNGTEWRHATSEDLVHWHDEGIAIPKYTNKNGDPWSGSVVVDKDNTAGFGQNAFVAIVTQPSKNGGKQEQFLWYSTDHGKTFTSYSDKPIMSNPGTKDFRDPKIIWDDEHHKWMMVMAEGTKIGFYESADLKKWQYTSGFFTKDIGLIECPDLYMLRADDGTVKWVLGASANGKTAGKPNTYAYWTGTFNGKAFSPDYNEPQWLDYGFDWYGGVTFESGTESDKLTKRYALAWMNNWDYAHNTPTLQEGFNGMDSIVRDITLKHAGDHQYYLASQPIEALNELTASTDYYEQIEVDGAKTLPVSGDVYQLETDISWSDLQNIGLRLRESADRTRHVDVGIFTAGGYSYVNRGFTGHPDKTNHSLESKAPFDTGKKQVHVKVLVDKTSIEVFIDDGKVAHSSLIFPPLTDKGITLFSDGGKAVFKHVKIQHLN from the coding sequence ATGAGTAAACATTTTTGGCAAAAAAAGCCCTCTGTCTGGATCTACCTGCTCCTTCTTGTTGTATGTACAGTCGGACTGTCTGTATATTTCGTTTCTTCCTCAACAGAACAGACCGCAACAGAAGAACAAAAAGCACCATCGTACCGGGCAGACTACCATTTTACCGCCCCTGACAAGTGGAAGAATGATCCGCAGCGGCCTGTTTATTTTAACGGAAAATATCATTATTATTACCTTTACAACAAGGATTATCCGAGTGGAAATGGAACCGAATGGCGCCATGCCACCTCAGAGGATCTGGTGCATTGGCATGATGAAGGCATTGCTATTCCAAAATACACAAATAAGAATGGCGACCCGTGGTCAGGCTCTGTTGTCGTAGATAAAGACAATACCGCCGGCTTCGGCCAGAACGCTTTTGTAGCGATTGTTACACAGCCCTCTAAGAATGGCGGAAAGCAGGAGCAATTTTTATGGTACAGCACCGATCATGGAAAAACGTTCACCTCTTACAGTGACAAGCCGATTATGTCCAATCCGGGTACAAAAGATTTCAGGGACCCAAAAATCATCTGGGATGACGAGCACCATAAATGGATGATGGTAATGGCGGAAGGAACGAAAATTGGCTTTTATGAATCCGCAGACTTAAAGAAATGGCAGTACACGAGCGGCTTTTTTACAAAGGATATCGGCCTTATTGAATGCCCTGATTTATACATGCTGCGTGCAGATGATGGGACCGTTAAATGGGTGCTCGGAGCCAGTGCAAATGGAAAGACGGCCGGCAAGCCCAACACATATGCTTATTGGACAGGAACTTTTAACGGAAAAGCATTTTCCCCCGACTATAATGAACCCCAGTGGCTTGATTATGGTTTTGATTGGTATGGAGGGGTCACATTTGAAAGTGGCACGGAAAGCGATAAGCTGACAAAACGGTATGCACTCGCCTGGATGAATAATTGGGATTATGCCCATAATACACCGACCTTGCAGGAAGGCTTTAATGGAATGGACTCAATTGTCCGTGACATTACGTTAAAGCATGCAGGCGATCATCAATATTATCTGGCTTCACAGCCTATTGAAGCATTAAATGAATTGACTGCTTCCACCGATTATTACGAACAAATTGAAGTCGATGGTGCTAAAACCCTTCCTGTATCCGGTGATGTGTATCAATTGGAAACCGACATTTCCTGGTCAGACCTTCAAAATATAGGCCTACGGCTGCGGGAATCAGCGGACCGAACCCGCCATGTGGATGTAGGCATTTTCACCGCTGGCGGTTACTCTTATGTGAACCGCGGCTTTACGGGACATCCTGATAAAACGAATCACTCTCTTGAAAGCAAGGCACCATTTGATACCGGCAAAAAGCAGGTGCATGTAAAAGTACTTGTTGATAAAACAAGTATTGAGGTATTTATCGATGACGGAAAAGTGGCCCATTCGAGCTTAATCTTCCCCCCTCTTACCGATAAAGGCATTACCCTTTTCTCTGATGGCGGTAAAGCTGTTTTTAAACATGTAAAAATTCAGCATCTCAATTAA